From one Labeo rohita strain BAU-BD-2019 chromosome 8, IGBB_LRoh.1.0, whole genome shotgun sequence genomic stretch:
- the LOC127169906 gene encoding globoside alpha-1,3-N-acetylgalactosaminyltransferase 1, translating into MSIPGIMLFRQIFLISLAFFGMILSGLIYLNSNQNSCNQQIIQQVVIKETWKQKAVGLLGLLYDQPSASVGRTDVASVTPWSAPIIWEGTFDPTLIDSIYKQQNLTIATTAFALGKYTRFVKDFLESAEEHYFVGFRVHYYLFTDQPESVPEVKMGENRSLTVLKVQSLNRWQDISMKRMEKLEKLIENELSSEVYDYIFCLDIDGKFYGRWGAESLGRLVGVIHPWFYNVPRNQFTYERRPESLAYIPAGEGDYYYAGAAFGGTLEDVLHLTKTCSKQLKIDAANSIEALWQEESHLNKYFLLNKPSKLLSPEYMWRSISEGAAQIKIVRFTSVPKNYAEVRPNT; encoded by the exons ATGAGTATTCCAGGAATAATGCTGTTCCGTCAGATTTTTCTCATCAGTCTTGCGTTTTTTGGGATGATATTGAGTGG GCTCATTTACCTGAACAGTAATCAGAACAG CTGCAATCAGCAGATAATACAGCAAGTTGTCATCAA GGAAACATGGAAGCAAAAGGCTGTTGGATTGCTGGG GTTGTTGTACGACCAGCCGAGTGCGTCGGTAGG tcGGACAGATGTTGCTTCTGTGACACCATGGTCAGCTCCAATCATTTGGGAGGGAACCTTTGACCCCACACTGATTGACTCTATCTACAAACAACAGAATctcaccatagcaaccactgCCTTCGCTTTGGGAAA ATACACTCGTTTTGTCAAAGACTTTCTGGAGTCAGCAGAGGAGCATTACTTTGTTGGATTTCGAGTGCATTACTACTTGTTTACAGATCAACCAGAATCAGTTCCTGAAGTGAAGATGGGTGAAAACCGCAGTTTGACAGTTCTAAAGGTTCAGAGTTTGAACAGATGGCAGGACATCAGTATGAAAAGGATGGAAAAACTGGAAAAACTAATAGAGAATGAACTGTCCAGTGAGGTCTACGACTATATTTTCTGCCTTGACATAGATGGAAAGTTCTATGGCCGGTGGGGTGCGGAGTCTTTGGGTCGTCTGGTAGGTGTGATACATCCTTGGTTCTATAATGTTCCAAGGAATCAATTCACATATGAGCGTAGACCAGAGTCTCTAGCATACATTCCAGCTGGGGAAggtgattattattatgctggTGCTGCATTTGGTGGCACTTTGGAGGATGTACTTCATCTCACCAAAACCTGCAGCAAGCAGCTGAAAATTGATGCTGCAAACTCCATTGAGGCGTTATGGCAAGAGGAATCTCACTTGAACAAGTATTTCCTTTTGAACAAACCTAGTAAACTGCTCTCTCCTGAATATATGTGGCGGAGCATCAGTGAAGGTGCAGCCCAAATAAAAATAGTTCGCTTCACTAGCGTACCTAAAAACTATGCTGAAGTTCGTCCAAACACATAA